The Sphingomonas sp. NBWT7 nucleotide sequence CGCGTGGAATCCCGACGAGCAGCCCGATCAATGGGCCGAGCTCGCCAGGATCATCGCCGCGCGCAACCCCGCGACGATCGCGCTCAACCGGTCGGAGGAGTTTCCGCTCGCCGACGGCCTCAGCGCGACGCATTACGAGGCGATCGTGCGCGCGATCGGCCCCGATTTCGCCAAGCGCCTCGTCAGCCCGGAGCGCCTGCCGCTCGGCTGGCTCGAAACGCGCATTCCCGAAGAGATGGCGAGCTATCCCACCATCTCGCGGATCTCGCACGCGATCATCGAAGAAGGGTTCTCGGAGCGCGTCATCACGCCTGGCGTCACCACGTCGGACGACGTCGTGTGGTGGTTCCGCAACCGCATCAACCAGCTGGGGCTCGACACCTGGTTCCAGCCGAGCGTCGCGATCCAGCGTGCCGATGGCGGCGCGTTCAGCGTGCAGGAGATGGGCCATCGCGGCGCGACGATCATCATGCCCGGCGACATGCTGCACGTCGATTTCGGCATCACCTACCTCGGGCTCAACACCGATATCCAGCGCCTCGCCTATGTCCTGAAACCCGGCGAGACGCAGGCGCCAAAGGGCCTGCGCGACGGTATGGCGGCGATGAACCGCGTGCGCGCGGCGACGATCGCGGCGCTGAAGCCGGGGCGCACCGGCAACGAGGTGCTCGCCGCCGCGCGGCGGCAGGTGGAGGCGGAGAAGATCGACGGCACGATCTACTCGCACCCGATCGGCTTCCACGGCCACGCCGCCGGCGCGCCGATCGGCGCGTGGGAGAGCCAGGCGCCGGCGCCGCACCGCGGCGAGTATCGCATCGATCCCAACACCGCCTGGTCGATCGAACTCAATGCGCAGGCCAACGTGCCCGAATGGGGCGGGCAGAAAGTGCGCTTCATGCACGAGGAGAACGGCTTCCTGTCGCCCGACGGCAGCTTCCGCTTCCTCGATGGCGGGCAGGAGGATTTCATCCTGGTGCCCCGGCCCTGAGCCGAAAGGCCGGCGAAAAGAACGGGGCTCATCCCGGCAAGGGATGAGCCCCAGTGTACGGCCCGCGCCGCGGCCCGCGGCGCATTGCGCCGGCCGC carries:
- a CDS encoding M24 family metallopeptidase; this translates as MGAFTLALALAAGSAPAAADFHAHAMPAILPLERRAETEDRWLKLRLERVLPTLMRRDKVQMWVLVAGEYNEDPVVETMLPATWLHARRRTILVFFDPGDGKPIEKLALARYPVGDFKPAWNPDEQPDQWAELARIIAARNPATIALNRSEEFPLADGLSATHYEAIVRAIGPDFAKRLVSPERLPLGWLETRIPEEMASYPTISRISHAIIEEGFSERVITPGVTTSDDVVWWFRNRINQLGLDTWFQPSVAIQRADGGAFSVQEMGHRGATIIMPGDMLHVDFGITYLGLNTDIQRLAYVLKPGETQAPKGLRDGMAAMNRVRAATIAALKPGRTGNEVLAAARRQVEAEKIDGTIYSHPIGFHGHAAGAPIGAWESQAPAPHRGEYRIDPNTAWSIELNAQANVPEWGGQKVRFMHEENGFLSPDGSFRFLDGGQEDFILVPRP